Proteins encoded in a region of the Diabrotica virgifera virgifera chromosome 4, PGI_DIABVI_V3a genome:
- the LOC114335182 gene encoding uncharacterized protein LOC114335182, translating to MSNKRKWLSLEAKIAIIEESEKTKKSSRILAKQFNVGRTQICTILKDKEAIYKSWKENGCCVKSEKKVKKEVADIDSAVYEWFCAVSNQNIPVTGPMIQAKAMEVAKTLEYSNDDFKASNGWLYEFKLQNNIQSLSNPKTEGLNTSNDEQEQSDVELICEPDKKDHIQALCLYTTGNHFLSMEKHKPVADNESYIRSKTSNENTVGVLNEEKNNSEENRESPKDYIKAEEENDSEENKERPNNNTEANKRRWLSLEEKIAVIEESEKTKKSARTLSKQFNVGKTQICNILKDKDKIYKSWREDGRNANSKRKVKKEVADIDSGVYEWFCAVSNQNIPVTGPMMQAKAMEVAKTLECSKDTFKASNGWLYNFKLRNNIQSLGKPTTEGACFLKASSTHNNDEQEQPEAMICEPDEEGHLQALGPDITGQHLLSTERHNEVADDGSIIRSKTSNEDTVCSSYKGKNDSEENKERPKDIKTEEKNDSDENKERPNNYTEVNKRKWLSLEEKIAVIDEFEKTKKSARILAKQFNVGKTQICYILKDKEAIYKSWKEYGCNANSKKKVKKEVADIDSAVYEWFWTVRNQNIPVTGSMMQAKAMEVALGLNRDDFKASNGWLYSFKHRNNIQYSTKPRPEGKLAREFLEIGSTHNNDEQDQPEEPIWEPDKEGHTQALGPDITGQHFLSMERYEDVTDSGSILCSKTPNEDTIGSSDKEERHDSDENKERPKNYTEAISLLTKLINFCKEEGESDNLLLLNNVKENFENSLILKKENCDT from the coding sequence ATGTCAAACAAAAGAAAGTGGTTATCATTAGAAGCAAAAATCGCGATTATCGAAGAGTCTGAAAAAACCAAAAAGAGTTCCCGGATACTCGCAAAGCAATTCAACGTGGGAAGGACGCAGATCTGTACCATTTTGAAAGACAAAGAGGCCATTTATAAATCGTGGAAAGAAAACGGCTGCTGTGTTAAGTcggaaaaaaaagtgaaaaaagaaGTTGCTGATATTGATTCGGCGGTGTATGAGTGGTTCTGTGCTGTTAGTAATCAAAACATTCCTGTTACGGGTCCCATGATCCAAGCAAAGGCGATGGAGGTGGCTAAAACTTTGGAGTACAGTAACGATGATTTCAAAGCATCGAACGGTTGGTTGTATGAATTTAAACTTCAAAATAATATTCAAAGTTTGAGTAATCCGAAAACAGAGGGCCTCAACACTAGCAATGATGAACAAGAACAATCAGATGTTGAACTAATTTGCGAACCAGATAAGAAAGATCACATACAAGCATTGTGTCTTTATACTACAGGAAATCATTTTTTATCTATGGAAAAACATAAACCTGTTGCTGATAATGAATCTTATATACGCAGCAAAACATCAAACGAAAATACAGTTGGTGTATTGAACGAAGAAAAAAACAACTCAGAAGAAAATAGAGAAAGCCCAAAAGATTATATAAAGGCAGAAGAAGAAAATGATTCCGAAGAAAATAAAGAACGTCCAAACAATAATACAGAGGCAAACAAAAGAAGGTGGTTATCATTAGAAGAAAAAATCGCAGTCATCGAAGAGTCcgagaaaacaaaaaaaagtgcCCGGACACTCTCAAAGCAATTCAACGTGGGAAAGACGCAGATCTGTAACATTTTGAAAGACAAAGACAAAATTTATAAATCGTGGAGGGAAGACGGCCGCAATGCAAATTCGAAAAGGAAAGTAAAAAAAGAAGTTGCTGACATTGATTCGGGAGTGTATGAGTGGTTTTGTGCTGTTAGTAATCAAAACATTCCTGTGACGGGTCCCATGATGCAAGCAAAGGCGATGGAAGTGGCTAAAACTTTGGAGTGCAGTAAAGATACCTTCAAAGCGTCGAACGGGTGGTTGTATAACTTTAAACTTCGGAATAACATCCAAAGTTTGGGTAAACCGACAACAGAGGGAGCATGTTTTCTCAAGGCTAGCTCTACACATAACAATGATGAACAGGAACAACCAGAAGCGATGATTTGCGAACCAGATGAGGAAGGCCACTTACAAGCGTTAGGTCCTGATATTACGGGACAACATCTTTTATCTACGGAAAGACATAACGAGGTTGCAGATGATGGATCCATTATACGCAGCAAAACATCAAACGAAGATACAGTTTGTTCATCGTATAAAGGAAAAAACGATTCAGAAGAAAATAAAGAACGTCCAAAAGATATAAAGACAGAAGAAAAAAACGATTCAGACGAAAATAAAGAACGTCCAAACAATTATACAGAGGTAAACAAAAGAAAGTGGTTATCATTAGAAGAAAAAATCGCAGTTATAGATGAGTTtgagaaaacaaaaaaaagtgcCCGGATACTCGCAAAGCAATTCAACGTGGGGAAGACGCAGATCTGTTACATTTTGAAAGATAAAGAGGCCATTTATAAATCGTGGAAGGAATACGGATGCAATGCTAATTCGAAAAAGAAAGTGAAAAAAGAAGTTGCTGACATTGACTCGGCGGTTTATGAGTGGTTTTGGACTGTTAGAAATCAAAATATTCCAGTGACGGGTTCTATGATGCAAGCAAAGGCAATGGAAGTCGCTTTGGGGTTAAATAGAGATGATTTCAAAGCTTCGAACGGATGGTTGTATAGCTTTAAACATCGAAATAACATCCAATATTCGACCAAACCGAGACCAGAGGGAAAATTGGCTCGAGAATTCCTCGAGATTGGCTCTACACATAACAATGATGAACAGGATCAACCAGAAGAGCCGATTTGGGAACCAGATAAGGAAGGCCATACACAAGCTTTGGGTCCTGATATTACAGGACAACATTTTTTATCTATGGAAAGATATGAAGACGTTACTGATAGTGGATCCATTCTATGCAGCAAAACACCCAACGAAGATACAATTGGTTCATCGGACAAAGAAGAAAGACATGATTCAGACGAAAATAAAGAACGTCCAAAAAATTATACAGAGGCAATCAGTTTACTAACGAAGTTGATTAATTTTTGCAAAGAAGAAGGTGAATCGGATAATTTACTTCTTTTAAACAACGTCAAAGAAAACTttgaaaattctttaattttaaaaaaggaaaattgCGATACTTAA